One genomic region from Spirulina subsalsa PCC 9445 encodes:
- the cruG gene encoding 2'-O-glycosyltransferase CruG: MTVWFSVLALLTLVFSLPPFFIGLARLLKGPSRRPPVAPQSPTLEQLGTVTVVVPTLNEAARIAPCLGGLTRQSYEVREILVVDSRSTDGTPERVKAAQAKDPRFRLLNDDPLPKDWVGRPWALHHGFLASSPRSEWVLGIDADTQPQVGLVAGLLRVAEAEGFDLISLSPQFILREPGEWWLQPALLMTLLFRFDPSGSDATVPERVMANGQCFFCRRRVLEAVGGYELAKGSFCDDVTLAREIAKRGYKVGFLDGQRVIKVRMYEGFGETWREWGRSLDLKDATSKAELWGDLWLLTIMQGLPLPSLVFWGILVSQGVSGGLIWGVLGLNGALVLMRFALLWAIAPSYDRSTPTSGRWCFWLSPLADSLAVLRIFLSAQQVPQQWRGRLYLGKEQETKP; the protein is encoded by the coding sequence ATGACTGTGTGGTTTTCTGTCCTAGCTCTCCTCACCCTCGTCTTTAGTCTTCCTCCCTTCTTCATTGGGTTAGCCCGTCTGTTGAAAGGCCCCAGTCGCCGCCCCCCGGTTGCGCCTCAAAGTCCTACCCTCGAACAGTTGGGGACGGTGACGGTAGTCGTGCCGACCTTGAATGAAGCGGCGCGGATTGCTCCCTGTTTGGGGGGGTTGACTCGACAAAGTTATGAGGTGCGGGAAATTTTGGTCGTGGATAGTCGTTCAACGGATGGCACGCCGGAACGGGTCAAGGCGGCACAGGCTAAGGATCCCCGCTTTCGATTGTTAAATGATGATCCCCTGCCCAAGGATTGGGTAGGTCGTCCTTGGGCGCTGCATCATGGGTTTTTAGCCAGTTCTCCGCGCAGTGAATGGGTGTTGGGGATTGATGCGGATACCCAGCCTCAAGTGGGTTTGGTGGCGGGGTTGTTGCGGGTGGCGGAGGCGGAGGGGTTTGATCTGATTTCTCTGTCCCCTCAGTTTATTTTACGGGAGCCGGGGGAGTGGTGGTTACAGCCTGCTTTGTTGATGACGCTGTTGTTTCGGTTTGACCCTTCGGGGAGTGATGCGACGGTGCCGGAACGGGTGATGGCCAATGGACAGTGTTTCTTCTGTCGTCGTCGGGTGTTGGAAGCGGTGGGGGGGTATGAGTTGGCGAAGGGGTCGTTTTGTGATGATGTGACCTTGGCGCGGGAGATTGCTAAACGAGGGTATAAGGTGGGGTTTTTGGATGGGCAACGGGTGATTAAGGTGCGGATGTATGAGGGGTTTGGGGAAACGTGGCGGGAGTGGGGGCGATCGCTTGATCTCAAGGATGCTACCTCTAAAGCCGAACTGTGGGGGGATTTGTGGCTTTTAACGATTATGCAGGGTTTACCGTTGCCCTCTCTGGTGTTTTGGGGGATTCTGGTCAGTCAGGGGGTGAGTGGTGGTCTGATTTGGGGGGTGCTGGGACTCAATGGGGCGCTGGTGTTGATGCGGTTTGCTTTGTTGTGGGCGATCGCACCCTCCTATGATCGTTCGACTCCAACCTCCGGCCGTTGGTGCTTTTGGCTCTCTCCCTTGGCGGATTCCTTGGCGGTTTTACGGATTTTCCTCTCCGCCCAACAAGTCCCCCAACAGTGGCGCGGTCGCTTATATTTGGGAAAGGAACAGGAAACCAAGCCCTAA
- a CDS encoding AAA family ATPase, translating into MDRFENISVRGFRRLRQVDLEMRDLIVMIGANGVGKTSFLDVVSTLAASANGKLQETLQSKGGLNEILTRGKAQELGITVSMTVPEREPLKYGLSLSPKSLSYEIQEESLTQQSNPTAPQPFKYIESVGLDIKYFSQEDRKLLRPNWDHNYLETSLSQVPKMYREPENLRKSLASCTYYGALDVSEKSPIRLPQPMRPTKLPGARGEGLVSCLYDLRETDRDRFEMVEDVLSTAFPDFERLNFPPVAAGTISMTWTDRNFSQPIYLHELSEGTLRFLWLISLLQSQSLTTITLLDEPEVSLHPELLRHLVYLMREASKYTQLIVATHSGLIRFLDPHEVLICDIEEGEVRMTWADTLDLDKWLEDYSLDQVWAMNLMGGRP; encoded by the coding sequence ATGGACAGATTTGAAAATATATCAGTTAGAGGCTTTCGCCGCCTGCGACAAGTTGACCTTGAGATGAGGGATCTTATTGTTATGATTGGGGCGAATGGAGTCGGAAAAACTTCGTTTTTGGATGTTGTTTCAACACTCGCTGCTTCAGCCAATGGTAAGTTACAAGAAACGTTACAATCTAAAGGTGGATTAAATGAGATTTTAACCCGAGGTAAAGCCCAAGAACTTGGGATTACTGTGTCGATGACAGTACCTGAAAGAGAGCCGTTGAAGTATGGATTAAGCTTGTCCCCCAAAAGCTTGTCCTACGAAATTCAGGAAGAGAGTTTAACACAGCAAAGCAATCCAACTGCACCTCAACCTTTCAAATATATTGAATCCGTTGGTTTGGACATTAAATATTTTAGTCAAGAAGATCGTAAACTACTCAGACCAAATTGGGATCATAATTATCTAGAAACCTCTCTTTCCCAAGTTCCTAAAATGTATCGTGAACCTGAAAACTTGAGAAAAAGTCTGGCTTCTTGTACTTACTACGGAGCCCTTGATGTTTCTGAGAAAAGCCCGATTCGCTTACCTCAGCCCATGCGTCCCACAAAACTACCCGGTGCAAGGGGTGAAGGTTTAGTGTCCTGTCTCTATGATCTTCGGGAAACAGATAGAGATCGTTTTGAAATGGTTGAGGATGTTCTTTCTACAGCATTTCCAGATTTTGAGCGGTTAAATTTTCCTCCTGTCGCTGCCGGAACTATTTCCATGACTTGGACAGACAGAAACTTTTCCCAACCCATATATCTGCATGAACTATCAGAAGGAACATTACGTTTTCTTTGGTTAATAAGCCTACTGCAAAGCCAAAGTTTAACGACAATTACTTTACTAGATGAGCCAGAAGTTAGCTTACATCCTGAGCTTTTGAGACATTTAGTATATTTGATGAGAGAAGCTTCAAAATACACACAGCTTATAGTAGCCACTCATTCAGGACTCATCAGGTTTCTTGACCCCCATGAGGTTTTAATCTGTGATATTGAAGAAGGTGAGGTAAGAATGACTTGGGCAGATACGCTAGATTTAGATAAATGGTTAGAAGACTACAGCCTTGATCAAGTTTGGGCAATGAATTTAATGGGAGGTCGCCCATGA
- the upp gene encoding uracil phosphoribosyltransferase, with translation MNVLPVTIIDHPLVQHKLTLMRQGETSTTKFRQLLKEIGMLLAYEVTRDLPLKNQTIQTPLASMEAPMLASDKKLVIVPILRAGQGLLDGMLELIPSARVGHIGLYRDPTTHIAVEYYFKLPHDVEHRDVLVVDPMLATGNSAVAAVDRIKEYTPHSIKFICLLAAPEGIAHFQEQHPNVPIFTAAVDDKLDEHGYILPGLGDAGDRLYGTK, from the coding sequence ATGAACGTTTTACCTGTGACCATTATTGATCATCCCTTAGTCCAACATAAATTAACCCTGATGCGACAAGGGGAAACCAGTACGACGAAATTCCGCCAACTGCTTAAAGAAATTGGGATGTTATTGGCCTATGAAGTGACAAGGGATCTCCCCCTGAAAAACCAAACTATCCAGACTCCTCTGGCCTCCATGGAAGCCCCTATGTTGGCCTCAGATAAAAAGCTGGTGATTGTCCCCATTTTACGCGCTGGACAAGGGCTATTAGATGGGATGTTAGAACTCATTCCCTCGGCAAGGGTGGGACATATTGGCCTCTATCGAGATCCCACGACTCATATTGCGGTGGAATATTATTTTAAACTGCCCCATGATGTGGAGCATCGGGATGTATTGGTGGTGGATCCCATGTTGGCGACGGGGAATTCTGCGGTGGCGGCGGTGGATCGGATTAAGGAATATACCCCCCACTCGATCAAGTTTATCTGTTTGTTGGCTGCCCCGGAAGGGATTGCCCATTTTCAAGAACAGCATCCTAATGTCCCCATTTTCACGGCGGCGGTGGATGACAAACTGGACGAACACGGCTACATTTTGCCCGGTTTGGGGGATGCAGGCGATCGCCTTTATGGAACGAAATAG
- a CDS encoding AraC family transcriptional regulator — MNSRERGTGNLDKLRLNVRSQGVGSRESGVGSRENAVVSNRE; from the coding sequence TTGAATTCTAGGGAACGGGGAACGGGCAATCTTGACAAGTTAAGGCTCAACGTTAGAAGTCAAGGTGTCGGGAGTCGGGAGTCGGGAGTCGGGAGTCGGGAAAATGCGGTTGTGTCCAATCGTGAATAG
- a CDS encoding PRC-barrel domain-containing protein, with amino-acid sequence MTTDTIRLRSEFINTKVIANNTARQLGIVKSLLVDIDRREVVALGLRDNILSVAGMPRYMYLNMIEKTGDVILVPDEDVIEDVDVEAYSKLINCEVITEAGELLGRVRDFQFSLEDGKISSLIIASIGLPQIPEQVLSTYELPVEEIVSSGPNRIIVFEGAEERLVQVTVGFLERLGIGRPPWERDEEDPYYTPTARPENQLPTGIPINPPVSNKPIEARPAAYEPAWDEDEWQDAQPRSLPRRQAEAVRYQDVPEPEYEESNWGDTPSYQQRAYVEPEPDYDHDVEADIWDDSREEEPYKPARVNIPERTRTPEYEDG; translated from the coding sequence ATGACCACAGATACTATCCGTCTACGCTCTGAATTTATTAATACCAAAGTCATCGCCAACAACACCGCCCGACAGTTGGGTATTGTTAAAAGTCTGCTGGTGGATATCGACCGTCGGGAAGTTGTAGCATTGGGGCTACGGGACAATATCCTGTCGGTGGCCGGAATGCCCCGTTATATGTACCTCAACATGATTGAAAAAACGGGGGATGTGATTTTAGTCCCCGATGAAGATGTTATTGAAGACGTAGACGTTGAGGCCTACAGTAAATTAATTAACTGCGAGGTGATCACCGAAGCGGGGGAACTCTTGGGTCGGGTGCGGGATTTTCAATTTAGCCTAGAAGATGGCAAAATCTCCTCGTTGATTATCGCCTCCATTGGTTTACCCCAAATTCCCGAACAGGTTTTAAGTACCTATGAACTGCCTGTGGAAGAAATTGTCAGTAGTGGCCCCAACCGAATTATTGTTTTTGAAGGGGCAGAAGAGCGTTTAGTGCAAGTAACTGTAGGATTCTTAGAGCGCTTAGGGATTGGTCGTCCCCCGTGGGAGCGAGACGAAGAAGACCCCTACTATACCCCCACAGCGCGGCCAGAGAACCAACTCCCCACGGGGATCCCCATTAACCCTCCGGTGTCGAATAAGCCTATTGAAGCCCGTCCAGCGGCCTATGAACCCGCTTGGGATGAGGACGAATGGCAAGACGCCCAACCCCGTTCTTTACCCCGTCGTCAAGCGGAAGCGGTGCGTTACCAAGACGTGCCAGAACCAGAATATGAGGAGTCAAACTGGGGGGATACTCCCAGCTATCAACAGCGCGCCTATGTGGAGCCAGAACCGGATTATGATCATGATGTTGAGGCGGACATTTGGGATGATAGCCGGGAGGAAGAACCCTATAAACCCGCACGGGTCAATATTCCCGAACGCACTCGCACCCCGGAATATGAGGATGGTTGA
- the smc gene encoding chromosome segregation protein SMC: protein MVHIKRVELSHFKSFGGTTDVPLLTGFTVISGPNGSGKSNILDALLFCLGLASSKGMRAERLPDLVNHNQVNQRGTSEVSVTVTFDLSDWAWQDPTALTETPPQPPSESPEASDSPSLAPDAESLEWSVTRRLRVTKGGNYSSNFFINGEPTTAGELHEYLRRLRIYPEGYNVVLQGDVTRIITMNARERREIIDELAGVAEFDRKIEQVKSTLDEVREREERYRIIEQELQRSLEKLASDRAKAEKYQKLKDQIHQKQGWEMVLIWRSLQHQVQQLQNTLKKGEQEQQNLEEQLHNLAGQIATKTAELQDLNRRVKALGEDEQLSFNSKLASQKLKRSQLQQRYSELENLIRDGEELIERKGQELITYSQQFNQVNQEQGELEEGIRGYLTQERDEAKQILADYRQQADSIAAASEIWVQEQSAITKQIQDIQNRLNPQKTEQARATERYNQLTQNIEKQRQQLIEINQELGSQEQSLKGFNLAAAEGKIADLAQALAGLDQERTVAEQTRDRLLKEQREKNRQLDKLEATNQAQREAQGTHASQIILQENIRGVCGLVAQLGQVDARYQLALETAAGARLGHIVVEDDGVAAQGIQLLKNKRAGRATFLPLNKINPPHFQEILSLRQARGFVNYAIELVYCEPRYKKIFGYVFGNTVVFATLNDARQHLGKVRIVTLEGELLESSGAMTGGSQSSRHTLHFGTSLQGESRELEELQNRLIELDKIIAYCESNLQEITEKSKEISQELVELRQQLREQQLRKEQLEKERAKLSQQNAQISQQLAENEAEYETLTQHLQTLGETIPLQEEELQLEQQKLAELEASQTSSEWQAIQQQIKAQEQRLEEKEQRLRETQGRQLELTNQASRLQEKIDQAQQTTQQKRQQVSTSREQLQTLTLERHSLETQIQETETRLGELTAQLGAVKQERDRTEDTLQHLQTQQQQAQWQREKLQESQQQRQQDLAHLQDQEQTQRQDLPEPLPELPPDAQNLTPEQLPPYLENLQKDLRYAQKRLEGMEPVNMLALTEYEQTQTRLQELTDKLTTLEGERTELLLRIENFTTLRQRAFHEAFDAVNENFKTIFATLSEGDGYLELDNPENPFGGGLNLIAHPKGKPVQRLSSMSGGEKSLTALSFIFSLQRYRPSPFYAFDEVDMFLDGANVERLAKMIKQQAQQAQFIVVSLRRPMIESAERTIGVTQARGAYTQVLGIKL, encoded by the coding sequence ATGGTTCATATTAAGCGCGTCGAATTGTCTCACTTTAAATCCTTTGGTGGGACAACAGATGTCCCACTTTTAACCGGATTTACGGTGATTTCTGGCCCCAATGGTTCAGGAAAGTCTAACATTCTCGATGCGCTGCTCTTTTGCTTGGGATTAGCCAGTTCAAAAGGGATGCGAGCGGAACGGTTGCCCGATTTAGTCAACCATAATCAAGTCAATCAACGGGGCACATCAGAAGTGAGTGTTACCGTAACCTTTGATTTGTCCGATTGGGCATGGCAAGATCCCACTGCCCTGACAGAAACCCCCCCACAGCCCCCCAGCGAGTCCCCAGAAGCCTCCGATTCCCCCTCCTTGGCCCCTGATGCAGAATCCCTAGAATGGTCTGTAACAAGGCGTTTACGGGTGACAAAGGGGGGGAATTATTCCTCTAATTTCTTCATTAATGGAGAACCAACAACGGCCGGGGAACTTCACGAATATTTACGCCGTTTGCGCATTTATCCTGAAGGCTACAATGTGGTTCTACAAGGGGATGTGACGCGCATTATTACGATGAATGCACGGGAGCGACGGGAGATTATTGATGAGTTGGCCGGGGTGGCAGAATTTGACCGCAAAATTGAACAGGTGAAGTCTACTTTAGACGAGGTACGAGAGCGAGAGGAACGCTATCGAATTATTGAGCAGGAGTTACAACGCTCTTTAGAAAAATTGGCGAGTGATCGGGCAAAAGCGGAGAAATATCAAAAACTGAAAGACCAAATTCACCAGAAACAAGGCTGGGAAATGGTGTTAATTTGGCGTTCTCTTCAGCACCAAGTCCAACAACTCCAAAACACCCTAAAAAAGGGGGAACAGGAACAGCAAAATCTAGAGGAACAATTACACAATCTGGCGGGTCAAATTGCCACGAAAACGGCAGAACTACAGGATTTAAACCGTCGGGTGAAGGCGTTGGGGGAGGATGAACAACTGTCGTTTAACTCTAAACTGGCTAGCCAAAAGTTGAAGCGTTCCCAACTACAACAGCGTTATAGTGAATTGGAAAATTTAATCCGAGACGGGGAGGAGTTGATTGAGCGAAAGGGGCAAGAATTAATTACCTATAGCCAACAGTTTAATCAGGTTAATCAGGAACAAGGGGAATTAGAAGAAGGGATTAGGGGATATTTAACCCAAGAGCGGGATGAGGCGAAACAAATATTAGCAGACTATCGCCAACAAGCGGATAGTATTGCGGCGGCTTCGGAAATTTGGGTACAAGAACAATCGGCGATTACTAAACAAATCCAAGATATTCAAAATCGTTTAAATCCCCAAAAAACAGAGCAAGCGAGGGCAACGGAGCGATATAACCAACTGACCCAAAATATAGAAAAGCAACGGCAACAGTTAATAGAAATTAACCAAGAGTTGGGCAGTCAAGAGCAGAGTTTAAAAGGGTTTAATCTTGCGGCGGCAGAGGGAAAAATTGCCGATCTTGCTCAAGCTTTAGCGGGGTTAGATCAAGAGCGAACTGTGGCAGAACAAACCCGAGATCGTTTGCTGAAAGAACAACGGGAGAAAAACCGACAACTGGATAAACTAGAGGCCACTAATCAAGCGCAACGAGAAGCCCAAGGTACTCACGCTTCCCAAATTATTTTACAGGAAAATATCCGGGGGGTTTGTGGTTTAGTGGCTCAGTTGGGACAAGTCGATGCTCGTTATCAATTGGCTTTAGAAACGGCGGCCGGGGCAAGATTAGGTCATATTGTCGTAGAAGATGATGGGGTGGCTGCCCAGGGGATTCAACTATTGAAAAATAAGCGGGCAGGACGGGCTACTTTTTTACCGTTGAATAAAATTAATCCCCCCCATTTTCAGGAAATTCTTTCGTTGCGTCAAGCCAGAGGCTTTGTTAATTATGCCATTGAACTGGTTTATTGTGAACCCCGTTATAAAAAAATCTTTGGCTATGTTTTCGGCAATACGGTAGTTTTTGCAACCCTCAATGATGCGCGGCAACACTTAGGAAAGGTGCGGATTGTCACCTTAGAGGGGGAATTACTGGAAAGTAGCGGGGCGATGACGGGGGGCAGTCAATCAAGCCGCCATACCCTCCATTTCGGCACAAGTTTACAGGGGGAATCTCGGGAGCTTGAGGAGTTACAAAATCGCCTAATAGAACTTGACAAGATTATAGCCTATTGTGAGTCTAATTTGCAAGAAATTACAGAAAAAAGTAAGGAAATTTCTCAGGAATTAGTCGAATTGCGTCAGCAGTTGCGGGAGCAGCAGTTAAGAAAGGAACAACTGGAAAAGGAACGGGCAAAGTTAAGCCAACAAAACGCCCAAATTAGTCAACAATTAGCCGAGAATGAGGCGGAATATGAAACCTTAACCCAACATTTGCAAACCCTTGGGGAGACGATTCCGTTACAAGAGGAGGAATTGCAGTTAGAACAACAAAAACTAGCGGAATTGGAAGCCTCCCAAACTTCTAGCGAGTGGCAGGCTATTCAACAACAAATTAAAGCTCAAGAACAGAGGTTAGAGGAGAAAGAACAGAGGCTGCGGGAGACTCAAGGGCGACAGTTAGAACTGACTAATCAAGCGTCGCGTTTGCAGGAAAAAATTGACCAAGCCCAACAAACAACCCAACAAAAACGTCAACAGGTTTCTACCAGTCGGGAGCAGTTGCAGACCTTAACTTTGGAACGTCACAGCCTAGAAACCCAAATTCAAGAAACAGAAACCCGACTGGGGGAATTGACGGCACAATTGGGGGCTGTTAAACAAGAGCGCGATCGCACGGAAGACACCTTACAACACCTGCAAACCCAACAGCAACAAGCCCAATGGCAACGGGAAAAACTCCAAGAAAGCCAACAACAACGTCAGCAGGATTTAGCCCACCTCCAGGACCAAGAACAAACCCAACGGCAAGACCTCCCGGAACCCTTGCCAGAACTCCCTCCCGACGCGCAAAACCTCACCCCCGAACAACTCCCCCCCTACCTAGAAAACCTACAGAAAGACCTACGCTATGCCCAAAAACGTCTAGAAGGCATGGAACCGGTCAATATGTTGGCCTTAACAGAATATGAACAAACCCAAACCCGCTTACAAGAACTCACCGACAAACTCACCACCTTAGAAGGAGAACGGACAGAATTATTACTGCGCATTGAAAACTTTACCACCCTCCGTCAACGAGCTTTTCATGAGGCCTTTGATGCGGTGAACGAGAACTTTAAAACCATCTTCGCCACCCTTTCTGAAGGGGATGGTTACTTAGAACTAGATAACCCGGAAAACCCCTTTGGGGGTGGTCTTAATTTGATTGCTCACCCCAAAGGGAAACCCGTTCAGCGCCTCAGTTCTATGTCTGGGGGGGAAAAGTCCCTCACGGCCTTAAGTTTCATCTTTTCCCTCCAACGTTATCGCCCTTCTCCCTTCTATGCCTTTGATGAGGTGGATATGTTCTTAGACGGGGCAAACGTCGAACGATTAGCTAAAATGATTAAACAACAGGCTCAACAAGCTCAGTTTATTGTAGTGAGTTTACGCCGACCCATGATTGAATCGGCGGAGCGCACGATTGGTGTAACCCAAGCGAGAGGGGCTTATACTCAGGTGCTGGGAATTAAACTCTAG